From one Pseudomonas sp. B21-048 genomic stretch:
- a CDS encoding PLP-dependent aminotransferase family protein, translating to MTMPRYKTIADQVAEDIRSGRLRPGTQLPTVRTLMNEHGIALATAARVYRTLESMGLVVGEMGRGTFVRDTSLPRDLGLQPASEAGIIDLTFNNPAVPGQAEMLRQALRSIASSGDLDALLRNAPHGGRPHEREIAAKHLRNRGIRVPGSQVLIVNGAQQGLALAMMAMLKPGDVLAVDALTYPGIKALAVVHRIELLPIPLADGKTNLDALAASCKRRPVRAFYAMPTLHNPLGSIMPAAERKRLVALAEEHDFALIEDGAYAFLAEPAPKPLFMLAPNRTIYVSGLSKSVASGLRIGFIAAPVSLIPALEQAVRASTWSSPSITVELGCRWIEEGVVDDLEELKRKDAANRQRLARRIFGGINLIAHPNAYFLWLPLPEDMRAESIAAALRRDNILVTTAEPFSAASHAPNALRVALGSVPVETLELALKKVRVACGY from the coding sequence ACAGTACGCACATTGATGAACGAACATGGCATTGCGCTTGCGACAGCAGCTCGCGTTTACCGCACGCTGGAATCGATGGGCCTGGTGGTGGGTGAAATGGGGCGTGGCACCTTTGTGCGCGACACATCCCTTCCACGCGACCTCGGTCTGCAACCGGCATCCGAAGCTGGAATAATTGACCTGACCTTCAATAATCCAGCGGTTCCCGGGCAAGCAGAGATGCTGAGGCAGGCACTGCGCAGCATCGCATCGTCGGGCGATCTGGACGCCTTGTTGCGCAACGCCCCCCATGGCGGGCGTCCGCATGAACGAGAAATCGCTGCGAAACATCTTCGCAATCGAGGGATTCGAGTCCCCGGATCGCAGGTGTTGATCGTCAATGGCGCGCAGCAAGGGCTGGCGCTCGCGATGATGGCGATGCTCAAGCCGGGCGACGTACTCGCTGTCGACGCGCTCACTTATCCGGGCATCAAAGCGCTGGCCGTCGTCCATCGCATTGAGCTTCTGCCTATACCGTTGGCTGATGGCAAGACCAATCTCGATGCGCTCGCGGCAAGTTGCAAGCGGCGTCCGGTACGCGCGTTTTATGCGATGCCAACCCTACACAATCCGCTGGGATCGATCATGCCGGCCGCCGAACGTAAGCGTTTGGTAGCGCTGGCCGAGGAACACGATTTTGCGCTGATCGAGGACGGCGCCTATGCGTTTCTAGCCGAGCCGGCGCCGAAGCCGTTGTTCATGCTCGCACCGAATCGCACGATCTACGTTTCCGGCCTTTCCAAAAGCGTCGCCTCGGGCTTGCGAATCGGATTCATCGCAGCGCCTGTATCGCTCATCCCTGCGCTCGAGCAAGCCGTGCGAGCCTCCACATGGAGTTCGCCATCGATCACCGTCGAACTGGGGTGTCGCTGGATCGAAGAAGGCGTGGTGGATGACCTGGAAGAATTGAAGCGCAAAGACGCCGCGAATAGACAACGACTTGCCCGCCGCATTTTCGGCGGCATCAACCTGATCGCGCATCCAAACGCCTACTTCCTGTGGCTACCATTGCCCGAAGACATGCGGGCCGAGAGCATTGCTGCTGCATTGCGGCGCGACAACATTTTGGTCACGACAGCAGAGCCGTTTTCTGCTGCATCCCATGCGCCTAATGCGCTGCGCGTGGCGCTGGGATCGGTGCCTGTTGAAACGCTTGAACTCGCCCTGAAAAAAGTGAGAGTTGCCTGCGGCTATTAG